The Corallococcus caeni genome includes a region encoding these proteins:
- a CDS encoding glycogen/starch/alpha-glucan phosphorylase, protein MAPPASARPAPPPPSASGTPEDSGRTGLDAASVRRGFFEHVRYSRGKNPETATPHDRFMALSLAVRDRLTDRWVKTARTYYEQDVKRAYYLSAEYLLGRALGNNLLNLNMYDAAAAAMQEVGVDLTQLLEMEPDAGLGNGGLGRLAACFLDSLATLGYPGMGYGIRYEFGIFSQDLVEGHQVERADEWLKFGNPWEIVRPEKAVPVRFFGRVEHHQGPDGRPVARWVGGKTVVGVPYDTPIAGYGNNTVNTLRLWQARASAEFDLLLFNAGDYERSVVEKNDSEVISKVLYPNDAFQAGKELRLKQQYFFVACSIADIVRRYLKNHNDFRDFSRKCAIQLNDTHPAIGVAELMRVLVDEKRLLWDEAWSITQETFGYTNHTLLAEAMERWPVSLFERLLPRHLEIIFEINQRFMRQVQIRYPFDVEKQQRMSLVEEGPEKKIRMAHLAVVGSHSINGVAALHTDLLRRDVLPDFAQMYPERFNNKTNGVTPRRWLAWCNPRLSKLITSRIGEGWTTDLDQLQKLEAHAEDAEFRKAFREVKRANKEELAQHVRDLRWVQLNPDAIFDVQIKRLHEYKRQLLDAIHIVALWMKARRDPASVITPRAFLFGAKAAPGYHLAKLTIRLINGIAEVVNSDAGATGLQVVFLPNYRVSLAERIIPAADVSEQISTAGWEASGTGNMKLMLNGALTLGTLDGANVEIRDAVGDENFFLFGLTADEVIARKKAGYRPREVYEANTELREALDLIRSGFFSPEDRNLFQPLVDSLLNEDRYLVLADFAAYAAKQEDVARAYRDQESWTKKCIINVARAGIFSSDRTIKQYAEEIWKVQQTTVE, encoded by the coding sequence ATGGCTCCTCCCGCCTCCGCGCGCCCCGCCCCGCCCCCGCCCTCCGCCTCGGGAACTCCCGAAGACAGCGGCCGCACCGGGCTCGACGCGGCCAGCGTCCGTCGCGGCTTCTTCGAACACGTGCGGTATTCGCGCGGCAAGAACCCGGAGACGGCCACCCCGCATGACCGCTTCATGGCCCTGTCGCTGGCCGTGCGCGACCGCCTCACGGACCGCTGGGTGAAGACGGCGCGCACCTACTACGAGCAGGACGTCAAGCGCGCCTATTACCTCTCCGCGGAGTACCTGCTGGGGCGGGCGCTGGGCAACAACCTGCTCAACCTCAACATGTACGACGCCGCGGCCGCCGCCATGCAGGAAGTCGGCGTGGACCTGACGCAGCTGTTGGAGATGGAGCCGGACGCAGGCCTGGGCAACGGCGGCCTGGGCCGGCTGGCGGCGTGCTTCCTGGACTCGCTGGCCACCCTGGGCTACCCGGGCATGGGCTACGGCATCCGCTACGAGTTCGGCATCTTCTCCCAGGACCTGGTGGAGGGACACCAGGTGGAGCGCGCGGACGAGTGGCTGAAGTTCGGCAACCCGTGGGAGATCGTCCGGCCGGAGAAGGCGGTGCCGGTGCGCTTCTTCGGGCGCGTGGAGCACCACCAGGGTCCGGATGGCCGGCCGGTGGCGCGCTGGGTGGGCGGCAAGACGGTGGTGGGCGTGCCGTACGACACGCCCATCGCGGGCTACGGCAACAACACCGTCAACACGCTGCGGCTGTGGCAGGCGCGCGCGAGCGCGGAGTTCGACCTGCTGCTGTTCAACGCGGGCGACTACGAGCGCTCGGTGGTGGAGAAGAACGACTCGGAGGTCATCTCCAAGGTCCTCTACCCCAACGACGCGTTCCAGGCGGGCAAGGAGCTGCGCCTCAAGCAGCAGTACTTCTTCGTGGCGTGCTCCATCGCGGACATCGTCCGGCGCTACCTGAAGAACCACAACGACTTCCGTGACTTCAGCCGCAAGTGCGCCATCCAGCTCAATGACACGCACCCGGCCATTGGCGTGGCGGAGCTGATGCGCGTGCTGGTGGACGAGAAGCGCCTGCTCTGGGACGAGGCCTGGTCCATCACCCAGGAGACGTTCGGCTACACCAACCACACGCTGCTGGCGGAGGCCATGGAGCGCTGGCCGGTGTCGCTGTTCGAGCGGCTGTTGCCCCGCCACCTCGAAATCATCTTCGAGATCAACCAGCGCTTCATGCGCCAGGTGCAGATCCGCTACCCGTTCGACGTGGAGAAGCAGCAGCGGATGAGCCTGGTGGAGGAGGGCCCGGAGAAGAAGATCCGCATGGCCCACCTCGCCGTCGTGGGCAGCCACAGCATCAACGGCGTGGCCGCGCTGCACACGGACCTCCTGCGCCGGGACGTGCTGCCGGACTTCGCGCAGATGTACCCGGAGCGCTTCAACAACAAGACCAACGGCGTGACGCCGCGCCGGTGGCTGGCGTGGTGCAACCCGCGCCTGTCCAAGCTGATCACGAGCCGCATTGGCGAGGGCTGGACCACGGACCTGGACCAGCTCCAGAAGCTGGAGGCGCACGCGGAGGACGCGGAGTTCCGCAAGGCCTTCCGCGAGGTGAAGCGCGCCAACAAGGAGGAGCTGGCCCAGCACGTGCGCGACTTGCGCTGGGTGCAGCTCAACCCGGACGCCATCTTCGACGTGCAGATCAAGCGCCTGCACGAGTACAAGCGGCAGCTCTTGGACGCCATCCACATCGTGGCGCTGTGGATGAAGGCGCGCAGGGACCCGGCGAGCGTCATCACGCCGCGCGCGTTCCTCTTCGGCGCGAAGGCGGCGCCGGGCTACCACCTGGCGAAGCTGACCATCCGGCTCATCAACGGCATCGCGGAGGTGGTCAACAGCGACGCGGGCGCCACGGGGTTGCAGGTGGTGTTCCTGCCCAACTACCGCGTGAGCCTGGCGGAGCGCATCATCCCCGCGGCGGACGTGTCCGAGCAGATTTCCACGGCGGGCTGGGAGGCCTCCGGCACGGGCAACATGAAGCTGATGCTCAACGGCGCGCTGACGCTGGGCACGCTGGACGGCGCCAACGTGGAAATCCGGGACGCGGTGGGCGACGAGAACTTCTTCCTCTTCGGCCTCACGGCGGACGAGGTCATCGCGCGCAAGAAGGCCGGCTACCGGCCGCGCGAGGTGTACGAGGCCAACACGGAGCTGCGCGAGGCGTTGGACCTCATCCGCTCCGGCTTCTTCTCCCCCGAGGACCGCAACCTCTTCCAGCCGCTGGTGGACAGCCTGCTCAACGAGGACCGCTACCTGGTGCTGGCGGACTTCGCGGCCTACGCGGCGAAGCAGGAGGACGTGGCGCGCGCCTACAGGGATCAGGAGTCCTGGACGAAGAAGTGCATCATCAACGTGGCCCGCGCGGGCATCTTCTCCTCCGACCGCACCATCAAGCAGTACGCGGAGGAGATCTGGAAGGTGCAGCAGACGACGGTGGAGTGA